From Mycobacterium lacus, one genomic window encodes:
- a CDS encoding PPE family protein has protein sequence MWMASPPEVHSALLSSGPGPGSLVSAAAAWSALSDEYTAAADELTVLLGAAQAGAWQGSTAERYVAAHVPYLMWLTQASTTSAAAAVQHEAAAAAYTTALAAMPTLAELAANHVIHGVLVATNFFGLNTIPIALNEADYVRMWIQAATTMATYQAVSDAAVASTPPTAPAPQIVTAEAAEDDHDHGGDATPVDYFVAEVLRIISGGRLIWDPAEGTMNGIPFEDYTNAAEPIWWVVRAIEFSKDFETFVQELFTHPEEALQAYFELLFFDYPEHIVQIVQALSQSPQLLAVALGSVISNLGAVTGFAGLSSLAGIQPAAIPAVAPPAVPPAMLPSVAMAPTVAAPAAAPASAATAASAPAASTVASAAPTPPTAAGGVGFGYPYVVGPPGIGFGTGMSTSASASAKRKAPEPDSAALAAAAAAREQARARRRRRATRRGYGDEFMDMNVDVDPDWGEPQGGEPEVSASDRGVRNLGFAGTARKETSGAAAGLTTLAGDELGGGPTLPMVPGTWNPDETGEHPA, from the coding sequence ATGTGGATGGCGTCGCCACCAGAGGTGCATTCCGCGCTGCTCAGCAGCGGCCCCGGACCAGGATCACTCGTGTCGGCCGCGGCGGCCTGGTCGGCGCTCAGCGACGAATACACCGCCGCGGCGGACGAACTCACCGTATTGCTGGGGGCGGCCCAGGCCGGTGCGTGGCAGGGGTCCACTGCCGAGCGGTATGTGGCCGCCCACGTGCCGTACTTGATGTGGTTGACGCAGGCGAGTACGACCAGCGCGGCCGCGGCCGTCCAGCATGAGGCGGCGGCCGCCGCGTACACCACGGCATTGGCCGCCATGCCGACGCTGGCCGAACTCGCCGCCAACCACGTCATCCACGGGGTGTTGGTGGCGACGAATTTCTTTGGGCTCAACACGATTCCGATCGCGCTCAACGAGGCCGACTACGTGCGGATGTGGATCCAGGCGGCGACCACGATGGCGACCTACCAGGCGGTGTCCGACGCGGCGGTTGCGTCAACTCCGCCGACCGCCCCGGCGCCACAGATCGTGACAGCCGAGGCGGCCGAGGATGACCACGACCACGGTGGCGACGCCACCCCGGTCGACTACTTCGTCGCGGAGGTCTTGCGCATCATCAGCGGTGGCCGCCTGATTTGGGATCCTGCCGAAGGCACGATGAACGGAATCCCCTTCGAGGACTACACGAACGCGGCCGAACCGATCTGGTGGGTTGTTCGTGCCATTGAATTCAGCAAGGACTTTGAGACGTTTGTCCAGGAACTGTTTACACATCCGGAAGAGGCTTTGCAGGCCTATTTCGAACTTCTGTTTTTCGACTACCCAGAGCACATCGTGCAGATTGTGCAGGCGCTAAGCCAGTCCCCGCAGTTGCTTGCGGTCGCACTCGGCTCCGTCATCTCCAACTTGGGCGCGGTTACTGGTTTCGCGGGGCTGTCCAGCCTAGCTGGCATTCAGCCTGCGGCAATCCCCGCGGTGGCGCCGCCGGCGGTCCCGCCCGCGATGCTGCCTTCCGTCGCGATGGCCCCAACCGTCGCGGCGCCGGCCGCGGCGCCCGCGTCGGCGGCCACTGCCGCGTCCGCGCCCGCGGCGAGCACCGTCGCCAGCGCCGCACCAACACCGCCCACCGCCGCCGGCGGGGTGGGTTTCGGCTACCCCTACGTCGTGGGTCCTCCCGGCATCGGCTTCGGCACCGGGATGAGCACCAGCGCCAGTGCCAGCGCCAAGAGGAAAGCCCCGGAGCCCGATAGCGCCGCATTGGCTGCCGCGGCCGCCGCACGAGAACAGGCGCGAGCGCGGCGGCGACGGCGCGCCACGCGACGGGGATACGGCGACGAGTTTATGGACATGAACGTCGATGTCGACCCCGACTGGGGCGAACCGCAGGGTGGTGAGCCGGAGGTGTCGGCCTCCGATCGCGGTGTCCGAAATCTGGGCTTCGCAGGCACGGCACGCAAGGAAACGAGCGGCGCAGCCGCGGGCTTGACCACACTGGCCGGCGATGAGCTCGGTGGCGGCCCGACGCTGCCGATGGTCCCGGGCACGTGGAACCCGGACGAGACCGGCGAGCACCCGGCGTAG
- a CDS encoding type II toxin-antitoxin system VapC family toxin codes for MFLLDVNVLLAAHRGEHPNHRTVRPRFDGLLAADDPFTVPNLVWASFLRLATNRRIVEIPSPRPDAFAFIDAVNGQPHHLPTSPGPRHLTLLRKLCGEADASGDQLPDAVLAAIAVEHHCTVVTLDRDFARFTSVRHIRPPR; via the coding sequence ATGTTCCTTCTCGACGTCAACGTGCTGCTCGCCGCGCACCGCGGCGAGCATCCGAATCACCGAACCGTCCGGCCCCGGTTCGATGGACTGCTTGCGGCCGACGACCCGTTCACCGTGCCGAACCTGGTGTGGGCGTCGTTCCTCCGGCTGGCAACGAATCGACGCATCGTCGAGATTCCGTCACCGCGTCCGGACGCGTTCGCATTCATCGACGCGGTCAACGGCCAACCCCATCACCTTCCGACGAGTCCCGGCCCGCGACACCTCACGCTGTTGCGCAAACTCTGCGGCGAGGCCGATGCGTCGGGCGACCAACTCCCCGACGCGGTACTCGCGGCCATCGCCGTCGAGCACCACTGCACCGTGGTGACCCTGGACAGGGATTTCGCCCGGTTCACCTCGGTGCGTCACATTCGCCCGCCAAGGTGA
- a CDS encoding oxygenase MpaB family protein — protein sequence MAIRETIHRPVPHVERPIADPPRREPPTRRRRAASDYGLMGVALLAGPANVIMELARPGVGHGVMESRVESGRIDRHPIKRARTTFTYIAVANAGTDAQKEAFRRAVNGAHAQVYSTPDSPVSYNAFDPDLQLWVAACIYKGGIDVYRTFVGEIDDEEADRLYREGMALGTTLQVPPQMWPPDRAAFDRYWQESLEKVHIDDAVREYLYPIAVCRIRGVALPRAVRRQAESLALLITTGFLPQRFRDEMRLPWNAAMQRRFDRLMAVVGAVNRMMPRVVRQFPFNLMLWDLDRRIRTGRPLV from the coding sequence ATGGCGATTCGCGAGACGATCCACCGGCCCGTCCCTCATGTCGAGCGGCCGATCGCCGACCCACCCCGTCGGGAACCGCCCACGCGCCGACGACGGGCTGCCAGTGACTACGGCTTGATGGGGGTTGCGCTGCTGGCCGGCCCGGCCAACGTGATCATGGAGCTCGCGCGTCCCGGCGTCGGGCACGGCGTCATGGAGAGCCGCGTCGAAAGCGGTCGAATCGACCGCCATCCGATCAAACGCGCGCGCACCACCTTCACCTACATCGCAGTGGCCAACGCGGGCACTGACGCCCAGAAGGAGGCCTTCCGCCGCGCCGTCAACGGTGCGCACGCCCAGGTTTACTCCACCCCCGACAGCCCGGTGTCGTACAACGCGTTCGACCCCGATTTGCAGCTGTGGGTGGCGGCCTGCATCTACAAGGGCGGCATCGATGTCTACCGCACCTTCGTCGGCGAGATCGACGACGAGGAGGCCGACCGCCTGTACCGCGAGGGCATGGCCCTGGGCACCACGTTGCAGGTGCCGCCGCAGATGTGGCCACCCGATCGAGCGGCCTTCGATCGGTACTGGCAGGAGTCGCTGGAGAAGGTCCACATCGACGACGCCGTCCGCGAATACCTGTATCCGATCGCGGTGTGCCGAATACGGGGGGTCGCGCTGCCGCGCGCAGTGCGCCGGCAGGCGGAAAGCCTCGCGCTGCTGATCACCACCGGCTTTCTGCCGCAACGGTTTCGCGACGAGATGCGGCTGCCATGGAACGCCGCGATGCAACGGCGGTTCGACCGGCTGATGGCCGTGGTGGGGGCGGTGAACCGCATGATGCCGCGGGTCGTCCGGCAGTTCCCGTTCAACCTGATGCTCTGGGACCTGGACCGGCGGATCAGGACCGGGCGTCCGCTGGTTTGA
- a CDS encoding TetR/AcrR family transcriptional regulator: MTPSQRPYRGIEAKQRLAQRRGRLLAAGLDLLGADQQDISELTVRGICGRAGLAARYFYESFTDKDEFVGGVFDWVIADLAATTQAAVAAVPAREQSRAGMANIVRTIADDARIGRLLFGAHLANAVVMRKRAESTALFAMLSGQYAGDALRIPANDRIKSGAHFAVGGVGQTISAWLDGDVRLQPDELVDQLATLLDAVAEPKLYGLTATAAAATTSSRDATATGASG, encoded by the coding sequence ATGACGCCCAGTCAACGACCGTACCGGGGTATCGAGGCCAAGCAACGGCTGGCTCAGCGGCGCGGCCGGCTGCTGGCCGCCGGTCTCGACCTGCTGGGGGCAGACCAGCAGGACATTTCCGAGCTGACCGTCCGCGGGATATGCGGCCGGGCTGGCCTGGCGGCCCGTTACTTCTACGAAAGCTTCACCGATAAGGACGAATTCGTCGGCGGTGTCTTCGATTGGGTGATCGCCGATTTGGCCGCCACCACCCAGGCCGCGGTGGCGGCGGTACCGGCCCGCGAGCAGAGCCGCGCGGGCATGGCCAACATCGTGCGGACCATCGCCGATGACGCCCGCATCGGACGCCTGCTGTTCGGCGCGCATCTGGCCAACGCCGTGGTCATGCGTAAGCGCGCCGAATCCACCGCGCTGTTCGCCATGCTGTCGGGTCAGTATGCCGGCGACGCGCTGCGCATACCGGCAAATGACCGCATCAAATCCGGGGCGCATTTCGCGGTCGGCGGCGTCGGACAGACCATCAGCGCCTGGCTGGACGGGGACGTGCGACTGCAGCCCGATGAGCTTGTCGACCAGCTGGCCACGCTGCTCGACGCGGTCGCCGAACCGAAGCTGTACGGCCTCACGGCAACAGCGGCAGCTGCCACAACCTCATCCCGGGATGCAACAGCCACAGGCGCATCAGGGTAA
- a CDS encoding VOC family protein, with protein MIKPHNVNAEFELGGINHVALVCSDMARTVDFYSNILGMPLIKSLDLPGGAGQHFFFDAGNGDCVAFFWFADAPDRVPGISSPGAIPGIGDITSAVSTMNHLAFHVPAEKFDAYRQRLKDKGVRVGPVLNHDESPAQVSATVHPGVYVRSFYFQDPDGITLEFACWVKEFTTSDTRAVPKTAADRRPPLAARR; from the coding sequence ATGATCAAGCCGCACAACGTCAACGCCGAGTTCGAACTCGGTGGGATCAACCATGTCGCGCTGGTGTGTTCGGACATGGCGCGCACCGTGGACTTCTACAGCAACATCCTCGGCATGCCGCTCATCAAGTCGCTCGATCTGCCCGGCGGTGCGGGACAGCACTTCTTCTTCGACGCCGGCAACGGCGACTGCGTCGCGTTCTTCTGGTTCGCCGACGCCCCCGATCGGGTGCCGGGCATCTCGTCGCCGGGTGCCATCCCGGGCATCGGGGACATCACCAGCGCGGTGAGCACCATGAACCATCTGGCGTTTCATGTGCCGGCCGAGAAGTTCGACGCCTACCGGCAGCGGCTCAAGGACAAGGGTGTGCGGGTCGGCCCCGTGCTCAACCACGACGAGAGCCCTGCGCAGGTGTCGGCGACGGTGCATCCCGGGGTGTACGTGCGTTCGTTCTACTTCCAGGATCCCGACGGCATCACGTTGGAATTCGCTTGCTGGGTCAAGGAATTCACCACGAGCGATACCCGGGCGGTGCCGAAGACCGCGGCCGACCGGCGACCTCCGTTAGCGGCGCGACGCTAG
- a CDS encoding TetR/AcrR family transcriptional regulator, with amino-acid sequence MSKQAGRPAEFPTHRGRRTRAAIDTAARTVIARKGILATTVADIAAEAGRSTASFYNYYDSKEAMVRQWALRFRDEANERALSVTLHGLSNRERAQAAAAAHWHTYRHRLAEIISVSQLAMINEDFAHYWAEICAIPISFIAETVRRAQAQGYCAGDDPQLIAEAIVAMFNQFCYIQLSGHREPDDAACVRTLANIYYRAIYSQGESPN; translated from the coding sequence GTGTCCAAACAAGCCGGCCGGCCAGCCGAGTTTCCGACGCACCGCGGCCGGCGCACGCGGGCCGCGATCGACACCGCCGCCCGAACGGTCATCGCGCGCAAGGGCATCCTGGCGACGACCGTCGCCGATATCGCAGCAGAAGCGGGCCGCTCGACGGCATCCTTTTACAACTACTACGACTCCAAAGAGGCGATGGTCCGTCAGTGGGCCTTGCGCTTTCGGGACGAAGCCAACGAGCGCGCGCTGTCGGTGACCCTGCACGGCCTGTCCAACCGCGAGCGCGCGCAAGCGGCCGCCGCTGCCCACTGGCACACCTACCGCCACCGGCTCGCGGAGATCATCAGCGTGTCGCAGTTGGCGATGATCAACGAGGACTTCGCGCACTACTGGGCCGAGATATGCGCGATCCCAATCTCTTTCATCGCCGAGACGGTCAGACGCGCCCAGGCGCAGGGGTATTGCGCTGGCGACGACCCGCAGCTGATCGCCGAGGCGATCGTGGCGATGTTCAACCAGTTCTGCTACATCCAGCTCAGCGGGCACCGTGAACCCGACGACGCGGCCTGCGTCCGGACGCTGGCCAACATCTACTACCGTGCCATCTACTCTCAAGGAGAATCGCCGAATTGA
- a CDS encoding alpha/beta hydrolase, protein MTRHSPPGVIREFVGLPSPTAGRAGAGGHPCQGLYHRGVGRKPKVAMIATHYQIDFSEHYLADYIAIRGIGFLGWNTRFRGFESSFLLDHALVDIGVGVHWLREVQGVETVVLLGNSGGGSLLAAYQSQAVEPNVTPLEGMRPAAGVSELLPADGYVATAAHLGRPDVLTAWMDAAVVDENDPVATDPDLDLFNENNGPPYTAEFLNRYRSAQTARNHAITDWAETELKRVRAAGFSDRPFSVMRTWADPRMVDPSIEPTNRKPNRCYAGIPAKANRSAHGIAAACTLRNWLGMWSLRVAQTRAEPHLARIRCPALVINAEADTGVFPSDAQRIYDALASSDKTQHTIDTDHYFTTPGARSEQADIIAKWINQRWP, encoded by the coding sequence TTGACTCGTCACAGCCCGCCGGGAGTTATCCGCGAATTCGTTGGACTGCCGTCGCCTACCGCCGGGCGCGCCGGCGCCGGCGGGCACCCCTGCCAGGGGCTGTATCACCGGGGGGTGGGACGCAAGCCGAAGGTGGCGATGATCGCCACGCACTACCAGATCGATTTCTCCGAGCACTACCTCGCCGACTACATCGCCATCCGCGGCATCGGATTCCTCGGGTGGAACACCAGGTTCCGTGGTTTCGAAAGCAGCTTTCTGCTGGACCATGCACTGGTGGACATCGGGGTCGGGGTGCACTGGCTGCGCGAGGTTCAGGGGGTGGAAACTGTTGTGCTGCTTGGTAATTCTGGTGGCGGTTCGTTGCTGGCCGCCTACCAGTCGCAGGCGGTCGAACCGAATGTCACCCCGTTGGAGGGGATGCGGCCGGCGGCCGGGGTGAGCGAGTTGCTCCCCGCCGACGGCTACGTCGCGACCGCCGCCCATCTGGGGCGCCCGGATGTCCTGACCGCCTGGATGGACGCCGCCGTCGTCGACGAAAACGATCCGGTCGCCACCGATCCCGACCTCGACCTGTTCAACGAGAACAACGGCCCACCATACACAGCGGAGTTCCTCAACCGCTACCGCTCGGCGCAAACGGCGCGTAACCACGCCATCACCGACTGGGCCGAGACGGAGCTCAAACGTGTTCGCGCTGCGGGGTTTTCCGACCGGCCGTTCAGCGTGATGCGAACCTGGGCGGATCCGCGCATGGTCGATCCCAGCATCGAGCCGACCAACCGTAAGCCCAACCGGTGCTACGCGGGCATCCCAGCCAAGGCGAACCGCTCCGCGCACGGCATCGCCGCCGCCTGCACGCTGCGCAACTGGCTGGGCATGTGGAGCCTGCGGGTGGCGCAAACCCGAGCCGAGCCGCATCTGGCCCGCATCCGCTGCCCGGCCCTGGTGATCAACGCCGAGGCCGATACCGGAGTGTTCCCTTCTGACGCCCAGCGGATTTACGACGCGTTGGCGAGCAGCGATAAGACGCAGCACACGATCGACACCGATCACTACTTCACCACCCCGGGCGCGCGCAGCGAGCAGGCCGACATCATCGCCAAGTGGATCAACCAACGGTGGCCCTGA
- a CDS encoding acyl-CoA dehydrogenase produces the protein MPIAITPEHQDLADSVRSLVVRVAPSEVLHAAMETPIENPPPYWQAAAEQGLQGMHLAESVGGQGFGILEMAIVLAEFGYGAVPGPFVPSAIASALIAAHDAGAKVLAELASGAAIAAYALDSGLTATRHGPNDNALVIRGEVRAVPGAAQASVLVLPVAIDSGEEWVVLRAEQLEIEPAKSLDPLRPIAHVRANAVEVGDDAVLTNLSMTTAHALMFTLLSAEAVGVARWATDNASAYAKIREQFGRPIGQFQAIKHKCAEMIADTERATAAVWDAARAIDEGSPDVEFAAAVAATLAPTAAQRCAQDCIQVHGGIGFTWEHDAGVYYRRALMLAACFGRASAHPQKVVDTATSTGMRAVDVDLDPETEQLRAEIRAEVAALKSMPREQRKVAIAEGGWVLPYLPKPWGRAAGPVEQIIIAQEFTAGRVKRPQIAIAAWIVPSIVAFGTEEQKQRFLPPTFRGDIFWCQLFSEPGAGSDLAGLSTKATRVDGGWRITGQKIWTTAAQFSQWGALLARTDPNAPKHNGITYFLLDMKSEGVQVKPLREITGHEMFNTVYIDDVFVPDEYVLGEVNRGWEVSRNTLAAERVSIGSSDSNFLATLPEFVEFVRNYRFEGQFDQVAQHRAGQLIAEGHAAKLLNLRSTLLTLAGGDPMPSAAISKLLSMRTGQGYAEFAVSSFGTDAAIGDTDQLPGKWGEYLLASRATTIYGGTSEVQLNIIAERLLGLPRDP, from the coding sequence ATGCCGATCGCGATAACTCCTGAGCATCAAGACCTGGCCGATTCGGTGCGATCCCTGGTGGTACGGGTGGCGCCGTCCGAGGTGCTGCACGCAGCGATGGAAACTCCGATCGAAAACCCGCCGCCATACTGGCAGGCCGCCGCCGAACAAGGCCTGCAGGGCATGCATCTCGCCGAATCCGTTGGCGGACAGGGTTTCGGCATCCTCGAGATGGCCATCGTGCTCGCCGAGTTCGGCTATGGCGCCGTGCCCGGGCCGTTCGTGCCGTCGGCGATCGCCAGCGCGCTGATCGCCGCGCATGACGCGGGCGCCAAAGTCCTTGCCGAGCTGGCTTCCGGGGCGGCCATCGCCGCGTACGCGCTGGATTCCGGATTGACCGCGACCCGGCACGGCCCCAATGACAATGCGCTAGTGATCCGCGGTGAGGTTCGCGCGGTTCCCGGGGCGGCCCAGGCATCCGTGCTGGTGCTGCCGGTCGCGATCGACAGCGGCGAGGAATGGGTTGTGCTGCGCGCCGAGCAGCTCGAGATCGAGCCGGCGAAAAGCCTGGATCCGCTGCGGCCCATCGCGCATGTGCGAGCCAACGCCGTCGAGGTCGGCGACGATGCCGTGTTGACCAACCTGAGCATGACAACCGCCCACGCCCTGATGTTCACCCTGCTGTCGGCTGAGGCCGTTGGCGTGGCGCGCTGGGCGACCGATAACGCGTCGGCATACGCGAAGATCCGCGAACAGTTCGGCAGGCCGATCGGGCAGTTTCAGGCCATCAAGCACAAGTGCGCCGAGATGATCGCCGACACCGAGCGGGCCACCGCCGCGGTGTGGGACGCCGCCCGCGCGATCGACGAGGGCAGCCCGGACGTCGAGTTCGCCGCCGCGGTGGCGGCGACGCTGGCGCCGACGGCCGCTCAGCGATGTGCGCAGGACTGCATTCAGGTGCACGGCGGCATCGGCTTCACCTGGGAACACGACGCAGGCGTCTACTACCGCCGGGCGCTCATGCTCGCGGCGTGCTTCGGCCGCGCCTCCGCGCACCCGCAAAAAGTGGTAGACACCGCGACGAGCACCGGCATGCGTGCGGTGGACGTCGACCTAGATCCCGAAACCGAGCAGCTGCGAGCCGAGATTCGGGCCGAGGTGGCCGCGCTGAAGTCGATGCCGCGCGAGCAGCGCAAGGTCGCCATCGCCGAAGGGGGTTGGGTGCTGCCGTATCTGCCCAAGCCGTGGGGGCGGGCGGCCGGCCCAGTCGAGCAGATCATCATCGCCCAGGAGTTCACCGCCGGGCGGGTCAAACGGCCGCAGATCGCCATCGCGGCATGGATCGTGCCGTCGATTGTGGCGTTCGGAACCGAGGAGCAGAAACAGCGCTTCCTGCCGCCGACCTTTCGCGGCGACATCTTCTGGTGCCAGCTGTTCTCCGAGCCCGGCGCCGGTTCCGACCTGGCGGGGCTGTCCACGAAGGCAACCCGGGTCGACGGGGGCTGGCGCATCACCGGCCAGAAGATCTGGACGACGGCAGCGCAGTTCTCCCAATGGGGTGCGCTCCTGGCACGAACCGACCCGAACGCTCCGAAGCACAACGGCATCACGTACTTCCTGCTCGACATGAAGAGCGAAGGCGTACAGGTAAAGCCGCTGCGTGAGATCACCGGCCACGAGATGTTTAACACGGTCTACATCGACGACGTGTTCGTCCCCGACGAGTACGTGCTCGGGGAGGTGAACCGCGGCTGGGAGGTCAGCCGCAACACCCTTGCGGCCGAACGCGTATCGATCGGCAGCAGCGATTCGAACTTCCTGGCCACGCTGCCCGAGTTCGTCGAGTTCGTTCGCAATTACCGCTTCGAAGGCCAGTTCGACCAGGTCGCGCAGCACCGCGCGGGGCAGCTGATCGCCGAGGGTCACGCCGCCAAGCTGCTCAACTTGCGCTCCACGCTGTTGACGCTGGCCGGCGGCGACCCGATGCCGTCGGCGGCGATCTCCAAACTGTTGTCGATGCGCACCGGTCAGGGTTACGCGGAGTTCGCGGTGTCCTCCTTCGGCACCGACGCCGCGATCGGCGACACCGACCAGTTGCCGGGCAAGTGGGGCGAGTACCTATTGGCCAGCCGGGCCACCACCATCTACGGCGGCACGTCGGAGGTGCAGCTCAACATCATCGCCGAACGACTGCTGGGCCTGCCCCGCGATCCGTAG
- the fadD2 gene encoding long-chain-fatty-acid--CoA ligase FadD2, producing MPNLSGLTGQTPAKIGAKIQQYLERGSAELHYVRKMIESGALRLESPLNYAGMAADIQKWGEVGMLPSFNARRHPNRAALIDEEGEFTYKELDDAAHAVANGLLAKGVRGGDGIAILARNHRWFLIANYGAARVGARIILLNSEFSGPQIKEVSEREGAKLIIYDDEYAKAVSQAEPPLGKLRALGVNPDSDEPSGSTDETLAELVARSSTAPAPKASKHASIIILTSGTTGTPKGANRSAPPTLAPIGGVLSHVPFKANEVTSLPAPMFHALGYLHATIAMFLGSTLVLRRKFKPPLVLEDIEKYKVTAIVVVPVMLSRILDAIEKMAKKPDLSSLKIVFVSGSQLGAELATRALKDIGPVIYNMYGSTEVAFATIAGPEDLQYNPATVGPVVKGVKVKILDDNGNELPRGEVGRIFVGNAFPFEGYTGGGNKQIIDGLLSSGDVGYFDERGLLYVSGRDDEMIVSGGENVFPAEVEDLISGHPDVVEATAIGVEDKEWGARLRAFVVKKPDATVDEEGIKVYVREHLARYKVPRDVIFLEELPRNPTGKILKRALREFEVE from the coding sequence ATGCCTAACCTCAGCGGCCTGACCGGGCAGACCCCAGCCAAGATCGGGGCGAAGATTCAGCAATACCTCGAACGCGGCTCCGCCGAATTGCACTACGTGCGCAAGATGATCGAATCGGGCGCCCTGCGGCTGGAGTCGCCGCTGAACTACGCCGGAATGGCAGCCGACATCCAGAAGTGGGGCGAGGTCGGCATGCTGCCGTCGTTCAACGCCAGGCGGCATCCGAACCGCGCGGCGCTCATCGACGAAGAGGGCGAGTTCACCTACAAGGAGCTCGACGACGCAGCCCACGCCGTGGCCAACGGGCTGCTGGCTAAGGGTGTGCGCGGCGGGGACGGTATCGCCATCCTGGCGCGCAACCACCGCTGGTTCCTCATCGCCAACTACGGCGCCGCCCGCGTCGGAGCCCGCATCATCTTGCTCAACAGCGAGTTCTCCGGGCCGCAGATCAAAGAGGTGTCGGAGCGCGAGGGCGCCAAGCTGATCATCTACGACGACGAGTACGCCAAGGCCGTCAGCCAAGCCGAGCCGCCGCTGGGCAAGCTGCGGGCTCTCGGCGTCAACCCCGATTCCGACGAGCCCTCGGGCAGCACCGACGAGACGCTGGCCGAGCTGGTCGCGCGCAGCAGCACGGCACCGGCCCCGAAGGCCAGCAAGCACGCGTCGATCATCATCCTCACCAGCGGGACCACCGGCACCCCGAAGGGGGCGAACCGTAGCGCCCCGCCCACCCTGGCCCCGATCGGCGGCGTCTTGTCGCACGTGCCGTTCAAGGCCAACGAGGTGACGTCGCTGCCGGCGCCGATGTTCCACGCGCTGGGCTATCTGCACGCCACCATCGCGATGTTCCTGGGCTCGACGCTCGTGCTGCGACGCAAGTTCAAGCCGCCGTTGGTGCTCGAAGATATCGAGAAGTACAAGGTGACGGCCATCGTTGTGGTGCCGGTCATGCTGTCGCGGATTCTCGATGCCATCGAAAAGATGGCGAAGAAACCCGATCTGTCCAGCCTGAAGATCGTGTTCGTCTCGGGGTCGCAACTGGGCGCCGAGCTGGCCACGCGCGCGCTCAAGGACATCGGGCCGGTCATCTACAACATGTACGGCTCTACCGAAGTCGCGTTCGCTACCATTGCCGGTCCGGAGGATCTGCAGTACAACCCCGCCACCGTCGGGCCCGTCGTCAAGGGCGTCAAGGTCAAGATCCTCGACGACAACGGAAACGAGCTGCCGCGGGGCGAGGTGGGGCGGATCTTCGTCGGCAACGCGTTCCCGTTCGAGGGCTACACCGGCGGCGGCAACAAGCAGATCATCGACGGCCTCTTGTCCTCGGGAGACGTCGGCTACTTCGACGAGCGCGGCCTGCTGTACGTCAGCGGCCGCGACGACGAGATGATCGTCTCCGGCGGTGAGAATGTGTTCCCCGCCGAAGTCGAGGATCTGATCAGCGGGCATCCCGACGTGGTGGAGGCCACCGCGATCGGCGTCGAGGACAAGGAATGGGGGGCCCGCCTGCGCGCCTTCGTGGTCAAAAAGCCGGACGCCACCGTCGACGAGGAAGGAATCAAGGTCTACGTGCGTGAACACCTGGCCCGCTATAAGGTGCCGCGCGACGTGATCTTCCTCGAAGAGCTGCCGCGCAACCCCACCGGCAAGATCCTCAAACGCGCGCTGCGCGAGTTCGAGGTCGAGTAG